CGCTGGCTCCGGAGCCAGCCCCATTGCCGGCGAGGACCCGGCCATGAGCCGGATTCTGCGACGGGAAACTCACTCGTCCCGGGCAGGGGCAGCCAGCATCGCAGCTGTGCTGGTGATCATTCTCTGTGTTCTTGCACTTCTGGAATCTGCCCTCCGTGCCATTGGGCAGCCGCCATGGCTCGTTGACCCAAGCACCGCCGCAGAACGCATCATCGCACTTCCGGCGGGTATCTCGCCCCTTCTTCTCGGCGCAAGCGGTGCTGTCATCGCCATGGTCGGACTGTTCTTCCTCCTTCACTCCTTATTGCCAGGCAGGCGGGCCCGGCATTTGCTGCGGGACCCACGCACCGCCGTCGTAGTTGACGACGAAGTGTTGGCCTCGGCACTTGCGCGTCGTGCACGGACTGCCGCGAACGTGACCCAGGAACAAGTCATGGTGATTGTGTCCAGGCAGGCGGTGGTGGTTAATGTCCGTCCCACGTCAGGGAGCAAGGTCAGTGAAGAGGCCGTATTGAGGGCAGTGCAGGCGGAGCTGGATGAGATGTCACTGTTTCCCATGCCAACGGTTCAGGTGAACCTGTCTACCTCGGGGGTGGTGGGCGCGTGAACGGTACTCCGCGTGCCCTTAACCGGGTCCTTCTCTTCATCATTGGCGTGAAACTCTTGGCCGTTGGGCTGCTTCTTCTGCTGCTGGCCACTGTCCCCGCCGTGGCAACGTGGTGGCATGGCTGGGCTGCGGGGACGTGGGCCCGTGCGGAGGACGTCTTCCGGCAAACCCGCTTCCCTGGGCGGGAGGAAAGCTGGCTGTGGATCGTGGCCGGCCTGGTTTTGGTGGCCATTATTGTTGCGATGGTCGCTTGGGTGTCGCAACAAGGCAAAGGCAGGGCCAACCTCTTGGTGGCCAGTGGCGACGAGAGCGATGTGGACGGTGAAGTGCAGATCGGTGGCGGAGTAGCCGAACAGGCGCTTCGGGCAGCCTTGGCGGATCGGCCGGACCTCGCCGGAGCGTCTGTTGCGACGTATGAGGTCAAAGGCCAGCCGTGCCTACGCGTGCGCATCCAACCACGCCAAGGAGTGGCGCCACACCTCCTTGCCGCCGAGGTTTCGCGCCTGGTTGAAGCCTTGGACTTGGTGATTGGCAAGAAGACACCCGTGTTGGTGCATATGGCATCCGGTGCCCGGGCGAAATTTACAAAAGCTGAACGGGTCCGCTGACTGATCCGACGTTACCGGGTCATTTTGCCGAATATTTCACTCAGGGTGTTTTGTGTTGCTTAAGCCACACGTATGCCAATAGTTTGAAAGCAGAGGGGGAAAAATCCCTGATGCGATGGATTGCCTTGCGGGATAAGACCCCGAAAGCAATCAGCGTTCCAACCGTCACGAAGGAGAGCACCATGAGTGAAGAAACTACGGGATCGGAAGCGGTAGAAGGCGCTGCCGGTAACGCCAAGGACGTAGCTGGCGAGGCGCTTGAAAACGCGAAGGAATTTGCTGGCGAGGCCGCGGAAAACGTCAAGGAATTTGCTGGCGAGGCCGCCGAAAACGTCAAGGAGTTCGCGGGCGAGGCTGCCGGAAATGTTAAGGAATTCTTCTCCGGTGACGTCGGGGAAAATGCCAAGGAACTTGCTGGTGACGTCGCGGAGAAGTCCAAGGAAATCGCCGGAGATGTCACCGAAAACGTGAAGGGCCTCGGCTCCAAGATCGCAGGCCTGTTCAAGGGCGGGAAATAGCCTTTACACAGCGTGTCGGGGATGGCAGTTCAGGGCAGTGCTAAACGCACTCCCATGAGCTGCCATCCTGCTGTCTTAAGCGGCTGATTTACCGCACCTACGCCTAGTAGGCTGTGCCTCACACGAGATGGACTGGAGGCTGCGATGGCTGGTACGACGGCGAGGGCTGGTACAGCTGCGACCGGTACGACTCTGGCTGAGGTGATGGCCGAGTTGGCTGCGTTGGAAGACCCGAAGTCGCGCGAGGTAAACGAGAAACACGGTGACGATCACGGTGTGAACCTCAGTAAGTTGCGGGCCATGGCGAAACGGTTGAAGGCA
This window of the Arthrobacter sp. StoSoilB5 genome carries:
- a CDS encoding DUF6286 domain-containing protein, coding for MTQDQETAIEPSDAGSGASPIAGEDPAMSRILRRETHSSRAGAASIAAVLVIILCVLALLESALRAIGQPPWLVDPSTAAERIIALPAGISPLLLGASGAVIAMVGLFFLLHSLLPGRRARHLLRDPRTAVVVDDEVLASALARRARTAANVTQEQVMVIVSRQAVVVNVRPTSGSKVSEEAVLRAVQAELDEMSLFPMPTVQVNLSTSGVVGA